A region from the Canis lupus dingo isolate Sandy chromosome 9, ASM325472v2, whole genome shotgun sequence genome encodes:
- the SGCA gene encoding alpha-sarcoglycan: protein MAAALIWILLLVGLLARQGDTEAQQTTLQPLVGRVFVHTLDRETFLHLPEHVDVPSTVPITYHAHLQGYPDLPRWLRYTQRSPHQPGFLYGTPTPEDRGRQVIEVTAYNRDSFDTTRQRLVLLIEDPEGPLLPYQAEFLVCSHDVEEVLPSTPASRFLTSLGGLWEPGELQLLNITSALDRGGRVPLPIEGRKEGVYIKVGSASPFSTCLKMVASPDSHARCAQGQPPLLSCYDTLAPYFRVDWCNVTLVDKSVPEPADEMPTLGDGILEIDPFFCPPTEATARDFLTDALVTLLVPLLVALLLTLLLAYIMCCRREGQLKRDLATSDIQMVHHCTIRGNTEELRQMASSREVPRPLSTLPMFNVRTGERLPPRVDSAQVPLILDQH, encoded by the exons ATGGCAGCAGCACTAATCTGGATTCTTCTCCTTGTGG GTCTCTTGGCAAGGCAAGGGGACACCGAGGCCCAGCAGACCACCCTGCAGCCTCTTGTGGGCCGTGTCTTTGTGCACACCTTGGACCGGGAAACCTTCCTGCATCTTCCTGAGCATGTTG ATGTCCCCTCCACTGTCCCAATCACCTACCATGCCCACCTCCAAGGATACCCAGACCTGCCTCGGTGGCTCCGCTACACCCAGCGCAGCCCCCACCAGCCTGGCTTCCTCTACGGCACCCCCACTCCAGAAGATCGTGGGCGCCAGGTCATTGAG GTCACAGCTTACAATCGGGACAGCTTTGACACCACCCGGCAGAGGCTGGTGCTGTTGATTGAGGACCCAGAAG GCCCCCTGCTGCCATACCAAGCTGAGTTCCTGGTGTGCAGCCATGATGTGGAGGAGGTGCTGCCCTCAACGCCTGCCAGTCGCTTCCTCACATCCTTGGGAGGGCTCTGGGAACCAGGGGAGCTCCAGCTACTCAACATTACCTCTGCCTTGGACCGTGGCGGCCGTGTCCCCCTTCCCATTGAGGGTCGCAAGGAAGG GGTTTACATCAAGGTGGGATCTGCTTCACCCTTCTCCACCTGCCTGAAGATGGTGGCATCTCCTGACAGCCACGCTCGCTGTGCCCAGGGTCAGCCTCCACTTCTGTCCTGCTATGACACCTTGGCACCTTACTTCCGTGTTGACTGGTGCAATGTGACCCTG GTGGATAAGTCAGTACCAGAGCCTGCAGATGAGATGCCTACCCTAGGCGATGGGATCCTGGAGATTGACCCATTCTTCTGCCCACCTACTGAGGCCACGGCCCGAGACTTCCTCACTGACGCACTGGTCACCCTCCTGGTGCCACTGCTGGTggctctgcttctcactctgctgcTGGCCTACATCATGTGCTGCCGGCGAGAGGGACA GCTGAAGAGAGACCTGGCCACCTCTGA CATCCAGATGGTCCACCACTGCACTATCCGCGGGAACACAGAGGAGCTGCGGCAGATGGCATCCAGCCGCGAGGTGCCCCGGCCCCTCTCCACGCTGCCTATGTTCAACGTGCGCACGGGCGAGCGGCTGCCTCCGCGAGTGGACagcgcccaggtgcccctcatcctGGACCAGCACTGA